The following proteins are encoded in a genomic region of Roseisolibacter agri:
- a CDS encoding RagB/SusD family nutrient uptake outer membrane protein, whose amino-acid sequence MTSNLTTGAVRPRASAWARRAGAMLACGVLAACSDKQLVTANPISVTPEAAGSNPLGALQLQATGILATDRDNTDDYVRDVAIFGREGYFFQLQDSRWVTGYLRDYNDNASFGTGNWAGRYSNLRNIANFYTAVDASAATLGTQQAAAARGFAQTMEALQLLYLINTRHDLGIAVQVLPDPQAVAPFVSRDSAFRYITNTLDAGLTNLRAGGSAFPFTLPTAGGGFTGFTTPTTFAQFNRALKARVEAYRGSLGCGQACYTAALAALGQSFITPTLSSSNLNTGVFNTFSSAAGDQVNLLWTERTNIYAHMSITTDASVPQNDTRLSKITTAPSRSQAGSDASTRVFAQYPASSTPIPIIDNEELWLLKAEAQWFTGDRTGALTTLNTVAQVAGGATGSRYAAPANDAAFLDALLVERRLSLLLEGHRWIDVRRFGRLASLPLGGTGFTVARQQVVPQAECIYRDRTGDAALKGPGCP is encoded by the coding sequence ATGACCTCCAATCTCACGACGGGCGCCGTGCGCCCGCGCGCCTCGGCGTGGGCCCGCCGGGCCGGCGCGATGCTCGCCTGCGGCGTCCTCGCCGCGTGCAGCGACAAGCAGCTCGTCACGGCCAACCCGATCAGCGTGACGCCGGAGGCCGCCGGGTCCAACCCGCTCGGCGCCCTCCAGCTGCAGGCCACGGGCATCCTCGCGACGGACCGCGACAACACGGACGACTACGTCCGCGACGTCGCGATCTTCGGCCGCGAGGGGTACTTCTTCCAGCTGCAGGACTCGCGCTGGGTCACGGGCTACCTCCGTGACTACAACGACAACGCGAGCTTCGGCACCGGCAACTGGGCGGGCCGCTACAGCAACCTGCGCAACATCGCCAACTTCTACACGGCGGTGGACGCCTCCGCGGCGACGCTCGGCACGCAGCAGGCGGCGGCGGCGCGCGGGTTCGCGCAGACGATGGAGGCGCTCCAGCTCCTCTATCTCATCAACACGCGCCACGACCTCGGCATCGCCGTGCAGGTGCTGCCCGACCCGCAGGCGGTGGCGCCGTTCGTCTCGCGCGACTCGGCCTTCCGCTACATCACCAACACGCTCGACGCGGGCCTCACGAACCTGCGCGCCGGCGGGTCGGCGTTCCCGTTCACGCTGCCGACGGCGGGTGGCGGCTTCACGGGCTTCACGACGCCGACCACCTTCGCGCAGTTCAACCGCGCCCTCAAGGCGCGCGTCGAGGCCTACCGCGGCTCGCTCGGCTGCGGTCAGGCGTGCTACACGGCCGCGCTGGCGGCGCTCGGGCAGAGCTTCATCACCCCGACGCTCTCCAGCAGCAACCTGAACACGGGCGTGTTCAACACGTTCTCGTCGGCGGCTGGCGACCAGGTGAACCTCCTGTGGACGGAGCGCACGAACATCTACGCGCACATGTCCATCACGACCGACGCGTCGGTGCCGCAGAACGACACGCGCCTGTCGAAGATCACGACGGCGCCGTCCCGCTCGCAGGCGGGGTCGGACGCCAGCACTCGCGTCTTCGCGCAGTACCCGGCCAGCAGCACGCCCATCCCGATCATCGACAACGAGGAGCTGTGGCTCCTCAAGGCCGAGGCCCAGTGGTTCACGGGCGATCGCACGGGCGCGCTGACGACGCTGAACACGGTCGCGCAGGTCGCCGGCGGCGCCACGGGCAGCCGCTATGCGGCGCCGGCCAACGACGCGGCCTTCCTGGACGCGCTGCTCGTCGAGCGCCGCCTGTCCCTGCTGCTCGAGGGGCACCGGTGGATCGACGTGCGCCGCTTCGGCCGCCTGGCCTCGCTGCCCCTGGGCGGCACGGGCTTCACGGTCGCGCGCCAGCAGGTCGTCCCGCAGGCCGAGTGCATCTACCGCGACCGCACCGGTGACGCGGCGCTCAAGGGGCCGGGCTGCCCGTGA
- a CDS encoding carboxypeptidase-like regulatory domain-containing protein, whose amino-acid sequence MSISRALRVARAVLAMVAPWAPLGAQSPPAAVPTGPGTLGGVVYDSLLTDAALPDVEVWLDGTTLTARTDRAGRFRFDSVPPGRHRVAFLHPALDAQRIGTPVATVDVTPGAHAEVRLATPAASAVHAALCPAAGETHTGLLLGLVAPPGAPGAVADVTASWVVWTIGQGGVRQAPREVAVRTGHDGAFRLCGVPTDVPLQLRAQGADGAVAVSEVAFGTRVVALALVPLPAAGAPGASPETGAPEESVPAPTHAVLRGTVRTAAGLPVAGAEVRVVDASAATVTAVTREDGGFVLRGLPPGVRNVEARAIGFRPVRTRVVLAGGRVTPVALALGADATVLATTRVTARRASAMAEGFERRLASGAGHFVTRADLERWRPTSTLEAVAMVPGVRLVPNGTGTQFGATQIAIPRALTGPLTNATCRAAIYVDGVRWIADAGQPLETLVRPAELYGIEVHTTLASIPLEYMAPDAGCGVVLLWTRRSRDR is encoded by the coding sequence GTGTCGATCTCCCGCGCACTCCGCGTGGCGCGCGCCGTCCTGGCGATGGTCGCTCCCTGGGCCCCGCTCGGCGCCCAGTCGCCTCCGGCCGCTGTGCCGACCGGCCCAGGCACGCTCGGCGGCGTCGTGTACGACAGCCTGCTCACCGACGCCGCGCTGCCGGACGTCGAGGTCTGGCTCGACGGCACGACGCTGACGGCGCGGACCGACCGGGCGGGCCGCTTCCGCTTCGACTCGGTTCCGCCCGGGCGGCACCGCGTCGCGTTCCTGCATCCGGCGCTCGACGCACAGCGCATCGGGACGCCGGTCGCGACGGTCGACGTGACGCCCGGCGCGCACGCCGAGGTGCGGCTCGCGACGCCGGCCGCGTCGGCGGTGCACGCGGCCCTCTGTCCCGCGGCTGGCGAGACGCACACCGGCCTGCTGCTCGGCCTCGTCGCCCCACCGGGCGCCCCGGGCGCGGTCGCCGACGTCACGGCGAGCTGGGTCGTGTGGACGATCGGGCAGGGCGGCGTGCGCCAGGCGCCGCGCGAGGTCGCGGTCCGCACGGGCCACGACGGCGCGTTCCGCCTCTGCGGCGTGCCGACCGACGTGCCGTTGCAGCTGCGCGCGCAGGGAGCCGACGGCGCGGTGGCCGTCTCCGAGGTCGCCTTCGGCACGCGCGTCGTCGCGCTGGCGCTGGTGCCGCTTCCGGCCGCTGGAGCCCCGGGCGCGTCGCCGGAGACCGGCGCGCCGGAGGAGAGCGTGCCCGCGCCGACGCACGCCGTGCTGCGCGGCACCGTGCGCACCGCCGCCGGCCTGCCGGTCGCCGGGGCCGAGGTGCGCGTGGTCGACGCCAGCGCGGCCACCGTCACCGCGGTCACGCGCGAGGACGGTGGCTTCGTGCTGCGCGGGCTGCCGCCGGGCGTGCGCAACGTCGAGGCGCGTGCGATCGGCTTCCGCCCCGTGCGCACGCGCGTCGTGCTGGCCGGCGGCCGCGTCACGCCCGTGGCGCTGGCGCTCGGTGCCGACGCGACGGTGCTGGCGACGACGCGCGTGACCGCGCGCCGCGCCTCCGCGATGGCCGAGGGCTTCGAGCGGCGCCTGGCGTCGGGCGCGGGGCACTTCGTGACGCGCGCGGACCTGGAGAGGTGGCGGCCGACGTCGACGCTGGAAGCCGTGGCGATGGTGCCGGGCGTGCGGCTCGTCCCGAACGGCACCGGCACGCAGTTCGGCGCGACGCAGATCGCCATCCCACGCGCGCTCACCGGCCCGCTCACGAACGCCACCTGCCGCGCCGCGATCTACGTGGACGGCGTCCGCTGGATCGCCGACGCCGGGCAGCCGCTCGAGACGCTGGTCCGCCCGGCGGAGCTCTACGGCATCGAGGTGCACACCACGCTCGCGTCGATCCCGCTCGAGTACATGGCGCCCGACGCCGGCTGCGGGGTGGTCCTGCTCTGGACGCGCCGCTCGCGGGACCGCTGA
- a CDS encoding SusC/RagA family TonB-linked outer membrane protein, which translates to MHRTLVRSLVASAALAGAPAAVYAQAPITVTGRVTVEGGEPLTAAQVFVPAYSVGASTRDDGRYTLTLPARAVGQTVVVTARRIGFQSQSRSIAVTGPSITANFTLTQAAAQLTGVVVSALGIEREKSTLGTAQQQVTNTELTQTKAQNLVNQLQGKVSGVQITGAGTPGGSTNIIIRGQNSLAGNNQPLFVVDGIPVSNASRGGTLGNGYDYGNAISDLNPDDIESLTILKGPNAAALYGSRASNGVVVITTKKGLASDGRMRTEFNSFLQFDKPSILPEWQNQYGQGAGGAFRYVNGAGRGTCDGCDQSWGPKLDGRLIDQFTGPQQPWVAHPDNVDQFFETGRTFSSTLAVSGGTERANARLSLGTDQIKGFVPNNAFRKVSSLLSGNLQVNPRIATTATLQYIRNSAINRVGTGYSNSILEQFFWFGRQVDMSALKDYAQTGRANGGPTSREYNWNYNYHNNPYWIQYENPRRDNRDRFQGSVSATYQIADGISLLARTGSDIYRLEGNQNFSPGYINGTYVNQSYQGGFLSFDDYRNENNSDLILTADRTFLDKLNVQTTLGGNLRREQFNQKSQQTTGLLVSGIYNISNTAVDPTLAQEVTRRQVNGVYGSAAFTWDGWWTVEGTARNDWSSTLPKGENSYFYPSVNTSVVLTDAVPALKDNKWLSFAKIRGGIAQVGADANPYLLATTFTGNSVKFGTLPQYSLGNTLANAQLKPEITRSNEVGLELGLLNGRVTLDGTVYDRYTKNQIFNVTISPASGFTSKAINAGRLSNKGVEALLSVIPIRQQGGLTWTSTFNYGRNRNRVDELTEGVSSITLSQGLFGDIAVENRLGEPAGVIRTYALARDEQGRLITSGGLPVHDDTLSTFGNIQADWIGGWNNTFQWKGFTVNALLDIRRGGKMVSYTNYIGDYSGVLQSSLKGREVDFDNPGITVQGVNENGTPNTTKVTAEEYYQSLFGSLEYYIYDASYTRLREVRVGFDLPNRLASRLNAQSISVALTGRNLAIWKNVPNVDPEFAYNTGNFQGVEYALPSNPRSIGFSLRVTP; encoded by the coding sequence ATGCATCGCACTCTGGTCAGGTCGCTGGTCGCCAGCGCCGCTCTCGCCGGCGCGCCGGCGGCGGTGTACGCGCAGGCGCCGATCACCGTCACCGGCCGGGTGACCGTCGAGGGCGGAGAGCCCCTCACGGCCGCCCAGGTCTTCGTCCCCGCGTACAGCGTCGGTGCGTCGACGCGCGACGACGGCCGCTACACGCTGACGCTCCCCGCACGCGCCGTCGGCCAGACGGTCGTCGTCACGGCGCGCCGCATCGGCTTCCAGTCGCAGTCGCGGTCGATCGCCGTGACGGGCCCCAGCATCACCGCCAACTTCACGCTCACGCAGGCGGCCGCGCAGCTGACCGGCGTCGTCGTCTCCGCGCTCGGCATCGAGCGCGAGAAGAGCACGCTCGGCACCGCGCAGCAGCAGGTCACGAACACCGAGCTGACGCAGACCAAGGCGCAGAACCTGGTCAACCAGCTGCAGGGCAAGGTCTCGGGCGTGCAGATCACGGGCGCCGGCACCCCGGGCGGCTCGACCAACATCATCATCCGCGGCCAGAACTCGCTCGCCGGCAACAACCAGCCGCTGTTCGTCGTCGACGGCATCCCGGTGTCGAACGCCAGCCGCGGCGGCACGCTCGGCAACGGCTACGACTACGGCAACGCGATCAGCGATCTGAACCCGGACGACATCGAGAGCCTGACGATCCTGAAGGGCCCGAACGCGGCGGCCCTCTACGGCTCGCGCGCCTCGAACGGCGTCGTCGTCATCACGACGAAGAAGGGGCTCGCCAGCGACGGCCGCATGCGGACCGAGTTCAACTCGTTCCTGCAGTTCGACAAGCCGTCGATCCTCCCCGAGTGGCAGAACCAGTACGGCCAGGGCGCCGGCGGCGCGTTCCGCTACGTGAACGGCGCCGGCCGCGGCACCTGCGACGGCTGCGACCAGAGCTGGGGCCCGAAGCTCGACGGCCGCCTGATCGACCAGTTCACCGGCCCGCAGCAGCCGTGGGTCGCGCACCCGGACAACGTCGACCAGTTCTTCGAGACCGGCCGCACGTTCTCGTCGACGCTCGCCGTCAGCGGCGGCACCGAGCGCGCCAACGCGCGCCTCTCGCTCGGCACCGACCAGATCAAGGGCTTCGTCCCGAACAACGCGTTCCGCAAGGTCTCGTCGCTGCTGAGCGGCAACCTGCAGGTGAACCCGAGGATCGCGACGACGGCGACGCTGCAGTACATCCGCAACAGCGCCATCAACCGCGTCGGCACGGGCTACAGCAACTCGATCCTCGAGCAGTTCTTCTGGTTCGGCCGCCAGGTCGACATGAGCGCGCTCAAGGACTACGCGCAGACCGGCCGCGCCAACGGCGGCCCGACGTCGCGCGAGTACAACTGGAACTACAACTACCACAACAACCCGTACTGGATCCAGTACGAGAACCCGCGCCGCGACAACCGCGACCGCTTCCAGGGCTCCGTCAGCGCGACGTACCAGATCGCCGACGGCATCAGCCTCCTGGCGCGCACCGGCTCGGACATCTACCGGCTCGAGGGCAACCAGAACTTCTCGCCGGGCTACATCAACGGCACGTACGTCAACCAGTCGTACCAGGGCGGGTTCCTCTCGTTCGATGACTACCGCAACGAGAACAACTCGGACCTGATCCTGACGGCCGACCGCACGTTCCTCGACAAGCTGAACGTGCAGACGACGCTCGGCGGCAACCTGCGCCGCGAGCAGTTCAACCAGAAGTCGCAGCAGACGACCGGCCTGCTCGTCTCGGGCATCTACAACATCTCCAACACGGCCGTCGACCCGACGCTCGCGCAGGAGGTGACGCGCCGCCAGGTGAACGGCGTGTATGGCTCGGCCGCCTTCACGTGGGACGGCTGGTGGACCGTCGAGGGCACCGCCCGCAACGACTGGTCGTCGACGCTGCCGAAGGGCGAGAACTCGTACTTCTATCCCTCGGTGAACACGTCCGTCGTCCTCACGGACGCCGTGCCGGCGCTGAAGGACAACAAGTGGCTGTCGTTCGCGAAGATCCGCGGCGGCATCGCGCAGGTGGGCGCGGACGCGAACCCGTACCTGCTGGCGACGACCTTCACGGGCAACTCGGTGAAGTTCGGCACGCTGCCGCAGTACTCGCTCGGCAACACGCTGGCGAACGCGCAGCTGAAGCCCGAGATCACGCGCTCGAACGAGGTCGGTCTCGAGCTCGGCCTGCTCAACGGCCGCGTGACGCTCGACGGCACCGTGTACGACCGCTACACGAAGAACCAGATCTTCAACGTCACGATCTCGCCCGCGTCGGGCTTCACGAGCAAGGCGATCAACGCCGGCCGCCTGAGCAACAAGGGCGTCGAGGCGCTGCTCTCCGTGATCCCGATCCGCCAGCAGGGCGGGCTGACGTGGACCAGCACGTTCAACTACGGCCGCAACCGCAACCGCGTCGACGAGCTGACCGAGGGCGTCTCCTCGATCACGCTCAGCCAGGGCCTCTTCGGTGACATCGCCGTCGAGAACCGCCTCGGTGAGCCGGCCGGCGTGATCCGCACCTACGCGCTCGCGCGCGACGAGCAGGGCCGCCTCATCACGAGCGGCGGTCTGCCGGTGCACGACGACACGCTCTCGACGTTCGGGAACATCCAGGCCGACTGGATCGGCGGCTGGAACAACACCTTCCAGTGGAAGGGCTTCACCGTCAACGCGCTGCTCGACATCCGCCGCGGCGGCAAGATGGTGAGCTACACGAACTACATCGGCGACTACTCGGGCGTCCTCCAGAGCTCCCTCAAGGGCCGCGAGGTGGACTTCGACAACCCGGGCATCACGGTGCAGGGCGTCAACGAGAACGGCACGCCGAACACGACGAAGGTCACGGCGGAGGAGTACTACCAGTCGCTCTTCGGCTCGCTCGAGTACTACATCTACGACGCCAGCTACACGCGCCTGCGTGAGGTCCGCGTCGGCTTCGACCTGCCGAACCGCCTGGCCAGCCGCCTGAACGCGCAGAGCATCAGCGTCGCGCTCACCGGCCGCAACCTGGCGATCTGGAAGAACGTCCCGAACGTCGACCCGGAGTTCGCCTACAACACGGGCAACTTCCAGGGCGTCGAGTACGCGCTCCCGTCCAACCCGCGGAGCATCGGTTTCAGCCTCCGCGTCACGCCGTGA
- a CDS encoding SusD/RagB family nutrient-binding outer membrane lipoprotein has protein sequence MTKLASKRITAGVVAALALAATACDPDKLTEINTNPNSPTTAPSGPVFTSAVRNAAVRWLGSDYSLRATELVAQHLAEVQYPESDQYRRLTANSTSGFFDGAYTNELKDFSEVVKVGLELKEPGIYGPAMAMRVWSFGYLTDTYGDIPYSAALAGDSAESVISPAYDTQQAIYADFFKTLEKVTTDLAAAPTGGRTLGTADPIYSGNSTRWRQFANSLRARAAMRLANVDAATARTQFAAAMAASGGLLASNADNARIVWPGGVNANSNPWSVNFQSRDDHRISDKLMTVLRDNADPRIAVFAQRADKDTTSNKIVKYCTASAPCYAGLTNALTHAEAAPHVPYTSRPGLILYPASTTYGVTGGTGSTTPSYLLTYAEVSFLKAEAAERGWITGSAKTFYEDGIRASMNQWGITDAAAINAFIAQPSVAYTPGAAGLRQIATQKWVALFTDGGQAWAEWRRTCQPATIKPGPAAIIATVPRRFQYSTTENLTNKTNVDPAIARQGADDFATRMYWDKSPTTAPTYVAGCGAR, from the coding sequence ATGACGAAGCTCGCTTCCAAGCGGATCACCGCCGGCGTCGTCGCCGCCCTCGCCCTCGCGGCGACGGCGTGCGACCCCGACAAGCTGACGGAGATCAACACCAATCCGAACAGCCCGACCACCGCGCCGTCCGGCCCGGTGTTCACCAGCGCCGTGCGCAACGCGGCCGTGCGCTGGCTGGGCTCCGACTACAGCCTGCGCGCGACCGAGCTGGTCGCGCAGCACCTGGCCGAGGTGCAGTACCCGGAGAGCGACCAGTACCGCCGCCTCACGGCCAACAGCACGTCGGGCTTCTTCGACGGCGCGTACACGAACGAGCTCAAGGACTTCTCGGAGGTCGTGAAGGTCGGCCTCGAGCTCAAGGAGCCGGGCATCTACGGCCCCGCGATGGCGATGCGCGTGTGGAGCTTCGGCTACCTCACGGACACGTACGGCGACATCCCGTACAGCGCGGCCCTCGCCGGCGACTCCGCCGAGTCGGTCATCTCGCCCGCGTACGACACGCAGCAGGCGATCTACGCCGACTTCTTCAAGACGCTCGAGAAGGTCACGACGGACCTGGCCGCGGCGCCCACCGGCGGCCGTACGCTCGGCACGGCGGACCCGATCTACTCGGGCAACTCGACGCGGTGGCGCCAGTTCGCCAACTCGCTGCGGGCGCGTGCCGCCATGCGCCTGGCGAACGTCGACGCGGCGACCGCCCGCACGCAGTTCGCGGCCGCGATGGCCGCCTCGGGCGGGCTCCTGGCCTCGAACGCCGACAACGCGCGCATCGTCTGGCCGGGCGGCGTCAACGCCAACAGCAACCCGTGGTCGGTGAACTTCCAGAGCCGCGACGACCATCGCATCTCGGACAAGCTGATGACGGTGCTGCGCGACAACGCGGACCCGCGCATCGCGGTGTTCGCCCAGCGCGCCGACAAGGACACGACGTCGAACAAGATCGTGAAGTACTGCACGGCGTCCGCGCCGTGCTACGCGGGGCTGACGAACGCGCTGACGCACGCCGAGGCGGCGCCGCACGTGCCGTACACGTCGCGTCCGGGCCTCATCCTGTACCCGGCGTCGACGACGTACGGCGTCACGGGCGGCACGGGTTCCACGACCCCGTCCTACCTGCTCACCTACGCCGAGGTCTCGTTCCTGAAGGCCGAGGCGGCGGAGCGCGGCTGGATCACGGGCAGCGCGAAGACGTTCTACGAGGACGGCATCCGCGCCTCGATGAACCAGTGGGGCATCACCGACGCGGCGGCGATCAACGCCTTCATCGCGCAGCCGAGCGTGGCCTACACGCCGGGTGCCGCGGGTCTGCGCCAGATCGCGACGCAGAAGTGGGTGGCGCTGTTCACCGACGGCGGGCAGGCGTGGGCCGAGTGGCGCCGCACGTGCCAGCCGGCGACGATCAAGCCGGGTCCGGCCGCGATCATCGCGACGGTGCCGCGCCGCTTCCAGTACTCCACGACGGAGAACCTGACGAACAAGACGAACGTCGATCCGGCGATCGCGCGTCAGGGCGCCGACGACTTCGCGACGCGGATGTACTGGGACAAGAGCCCGACGACGGCTCCGACCTACGTGGCGGGCTGCGGCGCGCGCTGA
- a CDS encoding Plug domain-containing protein, with the protein MRTASRTANRTSRPILAACLAGGLLSVGVAHEARAQQPAPAPAPAPAPGTTGDTLAIAATEPTEVPLKLRGFYERRASKRGHYIDRQQLDASTGKRLSEVIRDLPGVRLMPSSNSSVTAVRFRGCQPLVWVDAVRNVGDELDAAIALGDVEAMEVYIAPGTVPAQFRDMRQPCGAVIVWTR; encoded by the coding sequence ATGCGCACCGCCAGCCGCACCGCCAACCGCACCTCCCGTCCCATCCTCGCCGCCTGCCTCGCCGGCGGCCTCCTCTCGGTCGGCGTCGCGCACGAGGCGCGCGCGCAGCAGCCGGCGCCCGCCCCTGCACCGGCGCCCGCGCCCGGCACCACCGGCGACACGCTCGCGATCGCGGCCACCGAGCCGACCGAGGTGCCGCTCAAGCTCCGCGGCTTCTACGAGCGGCGCGCCTCCAAGCGCGGGCACTACATCGACCGGCAGCAGCTCGACGCGAGCACGGGCAAGCGGCTGAGCGAGGTGATCCGCGACCTGCCGGGCGTGCGCCTCATGCCGTCGTCCAACAGCTCGGTGACGGCGGTGCGCTTCCGCGGCTGCCAGCCGCTGGTCTGGGTCGATGCGGTGCGCAACGTCGGCGACGAGCTGGACGCCGCGATCGCGCTCGGCGACGTCGAGGCGATGGAGGTCTACATCGCACCGGGCACGGTGCCCGCGCAGTTCCGCGACATGCGCCAGCCGTGCGGCGCGGTCATCGTGTGGACGCGCTGA
- a CDS encoding pyruvate dehydrogenase complex dihydrolipoamide acetyltransferase produces the protein MATKVMMEALSPTMEEGRLVKWLKNEGDAVKSGDTLAEVETDKAIMELVARGDGVLRARLLNEGDGAPIGQLIGVIAAADEDISSLTGGAKAPAPAAPASAPAGAPAGGAVQLSPESIGAAASGPSSVPQTPAQAQGEASTPPQEKVDGAHAPRTAMPSVDAHESEQAPHAADTGGRVLSSPLARRMASERGLELDGIRGSGPNGRIIRKDVEAAASAPRPAAAAEATPAAAAPAPAAAPAPAGAPGDFTDVPLTNIRKTIARRLSESIGPIPTFYLTAEFDMEKAAELRTQLAAMGDEFKASFNDIVIKATAVALSMHPEVNAHWLGDRIRTFSRVHVGMAVAIDEGLITPVIFDADKKRLGQISKEAKSLAGRARERKLKPEEFTGSTFSVSNLGMFGIDQFTAIINPPEAAILAVGGIEEKPVVVDGAVQIRRRMRVTMSCDHRIIDGALGAKFLQTLRRLIENPLMLL, from the coding sequence TCGCCGAGGTCGAGACCGACAAGGCGATCATGGAGCTCGTCGCGCGCGGCGACGGCGTGCTGCGCGCGCGCCTGCTGAACGAGGGCGACGGCGCGCCGATCGGCCAGCTGATCGGCGTCATCGCCGCGGCCGACGAGGACATCTCGTCGCTCACCGGCGGTGCCAAGGCGCCCGCCCCGGCCGCGCCTGCGAGCGCGCCGGCCGGCGCGCCGGCCGGCGGCGCGGTGCAGCTCTCGCCCGAGAGCATCGGCGCGGCCGCCAGCGGCCCGTCGTCGGTGCCGCAGACGCCCGCGCAGGCGCAGGGCGAGGCCTCGACGCCGCCGCAGGAGAAGGTGGACGGCGCGCACGCCCCGCGCACCGCGATGCCGAGCGTGGACGCGCACGAGAGCGAGCAGGCGCCGCACGCCGCGGACACCGGCGGGCGCGTGCTGTCGTCGCCGCTGGCGCGCCGCATGGCGAGCGAGCGCGGGCTGGAGCTGGACGGCATCCGCGGCTCGGGCCCGAACGGCCGCATCATCCGCAAGGACGTGGAGGCCGCGGCCAGCGCGCCGCGCCCCGCCGCGGCCGCGGAAGCGACGCCTGCGGCCGCCGCGCCGGCGCCAGCCGCGGCGCCCGCGCCGGCCGGCGCGCCGGGCGACTTCACCGACGTCCCGCTCACCAACATCCGCAAGACGATCGCGCGGCGCCTGTCGGAGAGCATCGGGCCGATCCCGACGTTCTACCTGACGGCGGAGTTCGACATGGAGAAGGCGGCCGAGCTGCGCACGCAGCTCGCCGCCATGGGCGACGAGTTCAAGGCGTCGTTCAACGACATCGTGATCAAGGCGACCGCCGTCGCGCTCTCGATGCACCCGGAGGTCAACGCGCACTGGCTCGGCGACCGGATCCGCACGTTCAGCCGCGTGCACGTCGGCATGGCCGTGGCCATCGACGAGGGGCTCATCACGCCGGTGATCTTCGACGCCGACAAGAAGCGCCTGGGCCAGATCTCCAAGGAGGCCAAGTCGCTCGCCGGGCGGGCGCGCGAGCGCAAGCTCAAGCCCGAGGAGTTCACCGGCTCGACGTTCTCGGTGTCGAACCTCGGCATGTTCGGCATCGACCAGTTCACCGCGATCATCAACCCGCCCGAGGCCGCGATCCTGGCCGTGGGCGGGATCGAGGAGAAGCCGGTCGTGGTGGACGGCGCGGTGCAGATCCGCCGCCGCATGCGCGTCACGATGAGCTGCGACCACCGCATCATCGACGGCGCGCTCGGCGCGAAGTTCCTGCAGACGCTGCGCCGGCTGATCGAGAACCCGCTGATGCTGCTGTAG